The Phycisphaeraceae bacterium genome has a window encoding:
- the alaS gene encoding alanine--tRNA ligase, giving the protein MKTAAQIRREFIDFFVQRHGHTFAPSSPVVPLDDPTLLFTNAGMNQFKDVFLGRGKRAYVRAVNSQKCIRAGGKHNDLEDVGKDTYHHTFFEMLGNWSFGDYFKREAIAWAWELLTKVWGLDPARLHATYFQGDPAEKLAPDHEARDLWLRLLPKDHVHPGNKKDNFWEMGDTGPCGPCSEIHYDQTDDGQGGALVNRGDPRVIEIWNLVFIQFDRGQDGKLTPLPAQHVDTGMGFERIVRVLQRKTSNYDTDLWMPVFMAIENHTGAHPYTGHLDDPVDIAYRVIADHIRCLTVAIADGAEPSNEGRGYVLRRILRRAVRHAHQTLGVRGPVLHHLVPSVVESIGDAFPELAGKARHASDVVHREEELFLKTIDRGIELFNDAAARAAGTGVIAAKDAFKLHDTYGFDIDLTRVMAEEKGLKVDEEGFHRLMEEARSRSRPQRFAKEKQEVDFTLPPHALARLRHLQIPPTDDIDKYHGRPITSEIRAIWNGRDFDNIARQGRRVALILDRTNCYAEQGGQVGDKAEIRLEGGRNTPKAGDLHGSPTAAGAWFEVQDTIRSGDYVLHVGEMHSGAMRIAERVTVAVKPEHREPVKAHHTGTHLLNLALRQVLGDSVQQRGSLVAPDRLRFDFSFSRALTPKEINAVERLVNAAIHQDLPVHVQEVPLATAYKINGVRAVFGEKYPDPVRVVSIGPSIDRLIAQPDLERWQECSIEFCGGTHLSTSGEAKRFVLLSEGAVAAGVRRIIALTGPAALAAEVAGRELEARAFRAMSMEGQQLAEEVAEIGRQMEELSIGLVARNRLSERLEELREKVKQQRKQATASTRDLVVSQARVLAESIQGRIIVDRLLGADAESLLAAGDVFKARRPDAACMLFSGDEIESKVSILAVVPKDLIAKGLKAGDWVKEVAAICGGGGGGRPDQAQAGGRYPERIDEAMQQAKTYAESVLK; this is encoded by the coding sequence ATGAAGACCGCCGCCCAGATTCGACGCGAGTTCATCGACTTCTTTGTCCAGCGGCATGGACACACCTTCGCCCCGTCGTCGCCGGTGGTGCCGCTGGATGACCCCACCCTGCTCTTCACCAACGCGGGGATGAACCAGTTCAAGGATGTCTTTCTCGGACGCGGCAAGCGTGCCTATGTGCGGGCCGTCAACAGCCAGAAGTGCATCCGGGCGGGCGGTAAGCACAACGACCTCGAGGATGTGGGCAAGGACACCTATCACCACACCTTCTTCGAAATGCTCGGGAACTGGTCGTTCGGAGACTACTTCAAGCGCGAGGCCATCGCCTGGGCGTGGGAACTGCTGACCAAGGTGTGGGGACTCGACCCGGCGCGTCTGCACGCCACCTACTTCCAGGGCGACCCGGCGGAGAAACTCGCGCCCGACCACGAGGCCCGCGACCTGTGGCTGCGCCTGCTGCCCAAGGACCACGTCCACCCCGGCAACAAGAAGGACAACTTCTGGGAAATGGGCGACACCGGCCCGTGCGGGCCGTGCTCCGAGATTCACTACGATCAGACGGACGACGGCCAGGGCGGCGCGCTGGTGAACCGGGGCGACCCGCGCGTCATCGAAATCTGGAACCTGGTCTTCATCCAGTTCGATCGCGGGCAGGACGGCAAGCTCACGCCCCTGCCCGCGCAGCACGTGGACACGGGCATGGGCTTCGAGCGCATCGTCCGCGTGCTGCAGCGCAAGACCAGCAACTACGACACCGACCTGTGGATGCCGGTGTTCATGGCCATCGAGAATCACACCGGGGCGCATCCCTACACGGGCCATCTCGATGACCCGGTGGACATCGCCTACCGCGTCATCGCCGACCACATCCGCTGCCTGACCGTGGCCATCGCCGACGGGGCGGAGCCGAGCAACGAGGGGCGCGGCTACGTGCTGCGGCGCATCCTCCGCCGGGCGGTGCGGCATGCGCACCAGACGCTGGGCGTGCGCGGGCCAGTGCTGCATCACCTGGTGCCGTCGGTGGTGGAGTCGATCGGCGACGCCTTCCCCGAGCTGGCCGGCAAGGCGAGGCATGCGTCGGACGTCGTCCACCGCGAGGAGGAGTTGTTCCTCAAGACGATCGACCGGGGGATCGAGTTGTTCAATGATGCCGCGGCACGGGCCGCCGGGACGGGCGTCATCGCCGCCAAGGACGCCTTCAAACTCCACGACACCTACGGCTTCGACATCGACCTGACGCGCGTCATGGCGGAGGAGAAGGGTCTGAAAGTCGATGAGGAGGGCTTCCACCGGCTGATGGAGGAGGCGCGATCGCGCAGCCGCCCGCAGCGGTTCGCCAAGGAGAAGCAGGAGGTGGATTTCACGCTGCCGCCCCATGCGCTGGCGCGGCTGCGTCACCTGCAGATTCCCCCCACGGACGACATCGACAAGTACCACGGGCGACCCATCACCAGTGAGATCCGCGCCATCTGGAACGGGCGCGACTTCGACAACATCGCCCGGCAGGGGCGGCGGGTGGCGCTGATCCTCGACCGAACCAACTGCTACGCCGAGCAGGGAGGGCAGGTGGGAGACAAGGCCGAGATCCGACTGGAGGGCGGACGCAATACGCCCAAGGCGGGCGATCTGCACGGCTCGCCCACCGCGGCGGGAGCGTGGTTCGAGGTGCAGGACACCATCCGCTCCGGCGACTACGTGCTGCACGTCGGCGAGATGCACTCCGGGGCCATGCGCATCGCGGAGCGCGTAACCGTGGCCGTGAAGCCCGAGCATCGCGAGCCGGTCAAGGCCCACCACACCGGCACGCATCTGCTCAACCTGGCCTTGCGTCAGGTGCTGGGCGATTCGGTGCAGCAGCGCGGGTCGCTGGTGGCGCCGGATCGGCTGCGCTTCGATTTCTCCTTCAGCCGGGCGCTGACGCCGAAGGAGATCAACGCGGTCGAGCGCCTGGTCAACGCCGCGATTCATCAGGATCTGCCGGTCCACGTGCAGGAAGTGCCGCTGGCCACGGCCTACAAGATCAATGGCGTGCGCGCTGTGTTCGGCGAGAAGTATCCGGACCCGGTGCGCGTGGTGTCGATCGGCCCGTCCATCGACCGGCTCATCGCCCAGCCGGACCTGGAGCGCTGGCAGGAGTGCTCCATTGAGTTCTGCGGCGGTACGCACCTGAGCACCTCCGGCGAGGCCAAGCGCTTCGTGCTGCTCAGCGAGGGCGCGGTGGCGGCGGGGGTGCGGCGGATCATCGCCCTCACCGGACCGGCCGCTCTGGCCGCCGAGGTCGCCGGGCGCGAACTCGAGGCGCGGGCCTTCCGCGCGATGTCGATGGAGGGTCAGCAGCTGGCCGAGGAAGTCGCCGAGATCGGCCGCCAAATGGAGGAGCTTTCCATCGGGCTGGTGGCCCGGAACCGCCTCTCCGAGCGCCTGGAGGAGTTGCGCGAGAAGGTCAAGCAGCAGCGAAAGCAGGCGACGGCCAGCACCCGCGACCTGGTGGTGAGCCAGGCCCGCGTGCTTGCCGAGAGCATTCAGGGGCGCATCATCGTCGATCGCCTGCTGGGGGCGGACGCCGAGTCGCTGCTCGCCGCGGGCGATGTGTTCAAGGCCAGGCGTCCCGACGCCGCCTGCATGCTGTTCTCCGGCGACGAGATCGAGTCCAAGGTGAGCATTCTGGCCGTCGTCCCGAAGGATCTGATCGCCAAGGGGCTCAAGGCGGGGGATTGGGTGAAGGAAGTCGCCGCCATCTGCGGCGGAGGCGGTGGCGGGCGACCCGATCAGGCCCAGGCGGGCGGCAGGTATCCCGAGCGCATTGACGAGGCCATGCAGCAGGCCAAGACGTACGCCGAGTCGGTGCTGAAGTAG
- a CDS encoding sugar phosphate isomerase/epimerase, whose amino-acid sequence MDFARIAREDYGLDAIEYVNSFYKDKARDRATLDGLKKAAADHGVKSLLIMCDGEGALGDADPVRRTKAIENHHKWVEAARHLGCHSIRVNAQSSGTYEEQQKLAADGLRRLTEFADGFGINVIVENHGGNSSNGQWLAGVMKMVDHPRCGTLPDFGNFCFDWSRQHEPDAWYDRYKGVAELMPFAKAVSAKSHEFDDQGNETKTDFEKMMRIVLDAGYRGYVGIEYEGSKHTEPEGIRLTRTLLERVRDVLRREPKYRTVDE is encoded by the coding sequence ATGGACTTCGCCCGCATCGCGCGCGAGGACTACGGGCTGGACGCCATCGAATACGTCAACTCGTTCTACAAGGACAAGGCCCGCGACCGGGCGACGCTCGACGGGTTGAAGAAGGCCGCCGCGGATCACGGCGTGAAGTCACTGCTCATCATGTGCGACGGCGAGGGCGCCCTGGGCGACGCCGACCCCGTCCGGCGCACGAAGGCCATCGAGAACCACCACAAGTGGGTGGAGGCGGCCAGGCACCTCGGCTGTCACTCCATCCGCGTCAACGCCCAGTCGTCGGGAACCTACGAGGAGCAGCAGAAACTCGCCGCCGACGGGCTGCGCCGGCTCACCGAGTTCGCCGACGGCTTCGGCATCAACGTCATCGTCGAGAACCACGGGGGCAACTCGTCCAATGGCCAGTGGCTGGCGGGCGTGATGAAGATGGTCGATCATCCGCGCTGCGGAACGCTGCCGGACTTCGGCAACTTCTGCTTCGACTGGAGCCGCCAGCACGAGCCCGACGCCTGGTACGACCGCTACAAGGGCGTCGCGGAGCTCATGCCCTTCGCCAAGGCCGTCAGCGCCAAGAGCCACGAGTTCGATGACCAGGGCAACGAGACGAAGACCGACTTCGAGAAGATGATGCGCATCGTGCTCGACGCGGGGTACCGCGGCTACGTGGGCATCGAGTACGAGGGATCGAAGCACACTGAGCCGGAGGGCATCCGTCTCACCAGAACGCTGCTGGAGCGCGTGCGCGATGTGCTGCGGCGAGAACCGAAGTACCGCACGGTGGACGAGTGA
- the moaA gene encoding GTP 3',8-cyclase MoaA, with amino-acid sequence MHDDALDPARRRLIDSHGRTIREVRLSLTDRCNFRCVYCMDPDFRYMPKRELLTLQEYLTLGRVLRSLGVTKIRLTGGEPTLYPDLDAVIAGLAAMGVPDLTMTTNGSLLTPERAARWKRLGLGRVTLSLDSLRDDRVRTITRSKTGVSAVIQAIRAAQDAGLGPVKVNAVILRGVNDDELPDFADFALKHGVDYRLIEFMPLDSQHQWSMDRVVSAREMRERIERRHPLTPEQDDPSSTSMNFRIAGRADARIGLIAPVTRPFCGACSRLRITADGKVRPCLFSHDEWDLRAVLRSVPLDDPGMDERLTRFLIDATWTKQAGHGIGSRTFAQPARTMSAIGG; translated from the coding sequence CTGCATGATGACGCCCTCGACCCGGCCAGGCGGCGGTTGATCGACTCCCATGGCCGCACCATCCGCGAGGTGCGGCTCTCGCTCACCGATCGCTGCAACTTCCGCTGCGTCTACTGCATGGACCCGGATTTCCGGTACATGCCCAAGCGCGAACTGCTCACGCTTCAGGAGTACCTGACCCTCGGCCGCGTGCTGCGCTCCCTGGGCGTCACCAAGATCCGGCTGACGGGCGGTGAGCCCACGCTCTACCCCGATCTGGACGCGGTCATCGCGGGGTTGGCGGCGATGGGCGTGCCCGACCTGACCATGACCACCAACGGCTCGCTGCTCACCCCCGAGCGGGCGGCCCGCTGGAAGCGGCTGGGGCTTGGGCGCGTGACGCTCTCGCTCGACTCGCTGCGCGATGATCGCGTGCGGACCATCACCCGCTCCAAGACCGGCGTGAGCGCCGTGATCCAGGCCATCCGCGCGGCGCAGGACGCGGGGCTGGGGCCGGTCAAGGTCAACGCAGTCATCCTGCGCGGTGTCAACGACGATGAACTGCCCGACTTCGCCGACTTCGCGCTGAAGCACGGCGTCGATTACCGGCTGATCGAGTTCATGCCGCTCGATTCGCAGCACCAGTGGTCGATGGACCGCGTGGTCAGCGCGCGGGAGATGCGGGAGCGCATCGAGCGTCGCCACCCGCTCACGCCCGAGCAGGATGATCCGTCGAGCACCTCGATGAACTTCCGCATCGCGGGCCGGGCGGATGCCCGCATCGGGCTGATCGCCCCGGTGACGCGGCCTTTCTGCGGGGCGTGCAGCCGCCTGCGCATCACCGCCGACGGCAAGGTGCGGCCCTGCCTGTTCAGCCATGATGAGTGGGATCTGCGGGCTGTGCTGCGATCCGTGCCGCTCGATGATCCTGGCATGGACGAGCGCCTCACCCGCTTCCTCATCGACGCCACATGGACCAAGCAGGCCGGTCACGGCATCGGGTCGCGCACTTTCGCCCAGCCGGCGCGCACCATGAGCGCGATCGGGGGGTAG
- a CDS encoding NAD-dependent epimerase/dehydratase family protein: MPTTHTAEAPAPSHSGARRPGAILITGAGGEIGHGLIERFHTDHRGSVVAMDVRDLDAELKSKCHEALVGDICDPSLMERLLATYEITEVYHLAALLSTRSEFNPEAAHEVNVKGTLNLLKLAAEQARSHGRRVKFIFPSSIAAYGMPDLVTKARAGAVKEHEWCMPATMYGCNKLACEHLGRYYARHYRLLAKDRIPNILDFRSIRFPGIISAHTLPSGGTSDFGPEMLHAAAKGVPYACFVREDSRIPFMTMPDAIEALLTLASADASRLTQVVYNVSAFSPSAGEFAERVRKSFPGASITFQPDLQRQQIVDSWPADCDDAAARRDWGYRPKHDFEKAFSEYLVPAIRARYA; this comes from the coding sequence ATGCCAACCACGCACACCGCCGAAGCACCCGCCCCATCCCATTCCGGCGCCCGACGACCTGGAGCCATTCTCATCACCGGAGCCGGCGGAGAAATCGGCCACGGGCTGATCGAGCGTTTCCACACCGACCACCGGGGCAGCGTGGTGGCGATGGACGTTCGCGACTTGGATGCGGAGCTCAAGTCCAAGTGCCACGAGGCGCTGGTCGGGGACATCTGCGATCCATCACTCATGGAGCGGCTTCTTGCGACCTATGAGATTACCGAGGTTTACCATCTTGCCGCGCTTCTCTCCACGCGCAGCGAGTTCAACCCCGAGGCCGCCCACGAGGTCAACGTCAAGGGCACGCTCAACCTGCTGAAACTCGCGGCGGAGCAGGCACGCTCCCACGGTCGCCGGGTGAAGTTCATCTTCCCCTCCTCCATCGCCGCCTATGGCATGCCGGACCTCGTCACCAAGGCCAGGGCCGGCGCGGTGAAGGAGCACGAATGGTGCATGCCCGCCACCATGTACGGCTGCAACAAGCTGGCGTGTGAACACCTGGGCCGCTACTACGCCCGTCACTACCGCCTGCTGGCCAAGGACCGCATTCCGAACATTCTCGACTTCCGATCCATTCGCTTCCCCGGCATCATCAGTGCCCACACCCTGCCCAGCGGAGGCACCAGCGACTTCGGCCCGGAGATGCTCCACGCCGCCGCCAAGGGCGTGCCCTATGCCTGCTTCGTGCGTGAGGATTCGCGCATTCCCTTCATGACCATGCCCGACGCCATCGAGGCCTTGCTCACGCTGGCCAGCGCCGACGCATCCCGGCTGACCCAGGTGGTCTACAACGTGTCGGCGTTCAGCCCCAGCGCGGGTGAGTTCGCCGAACGGGTGCGCAAGTCATTCCCGGGCGCGTCGATCACCTTCCAGCCCGACCTGCAGCGCCAGCAGATCGTGGACAGCTGGCCCGCTGACTGCGATGACGCCGCCGCCCGGCGGGACTGGGGCTACAGGCCGAAGCACGACTTCGAGAAGGCGTTCAGCGAATACCTGGTGCCGGCGATCCGGGCCCGGTACGCGTGA
- a CDS encoding sigma-70 family RNA polymerase sigma factor, which produces MPPPAGPTSEGGDLTSVSGVVADLLQRMRSGDRSAAAEFMARYGARIRRRVRWKLSRPMRRLFDSMDVLSTVTRRLDLYVGQGKMEATVPKELWSLVFRMADHAVVDRSRVTRRLRHVEGSDSAFAAAMLRRLGEAGSEKHSNVEVELEQVFRALQDPLDRQFLALWLEGETHDSIGEHLGMSGSAARQRWHRIRETLRRLIDDGALG; this is translated from the coding sequence ATGCCCCCACCAGCGGGTCCGACGTCCGAAGGTGGTGATCTGACCAGCGTTTCCGGGGTCGTGGCGGACCTGCTGCAGCGCATGCGATCGGGGGATCGATCCGCCGCCGCCGAGTTCATGGCCCGGTATGGCGCCCGCATCCGGCGGCGGGTGCGCTGGAAACTCAGCCGCCCCATGCGTCGCCTGTTTGATTCAATGGATGTGCTCTCCACCGTCACGCGGCGGCTGGATCTGTACGTGGGCCAGGGCAAGATGGAGGCCACCGTACCGAAGGAGCTCTGGTCGCTGGTGTTCCGGATGGCGGACCACGCCGTGGTTGATCGGTCGCGCGTCACCCGGCGGCTCCGGCACGTGGAGGGAAGCGACAGCGCCTTCGCCGCCGCCATGCTGCGTCGTCTGGGGGAAGCGGGGAGCGAGAAGCATTCCAATGTCGAGGTTGAACTGGAGCAGGTCTTCCGCGCCCTGCAGGATCCGCTGGATCGCCAGTTTCTCGCGCTCTGGCTGGAGGGGGAGACGCACGACTCGATCGGCGAGCATCTGGGCATGTCGGGGTCAGCCGCCAGGCAGCGGTGGCATCGCATCCGGGAAACGCTGCGCCGTCTGATCGACGATGGAGCGCTGGGATGA
- a CDS encoding serine/threonine protein kinase — protein sequence MNRAAPTPRDRTLALYRKTGRDLPFADVVHDVSPGASDDALAEIIEADGRYRIERGLEVTLERYLDAIPDLRDRLVSLDAALDVTLRALSGSRRAHGQAVESLVERYPDLETEIREAAALNGAIWSTTGLRDAFVRQPTKSLPGEFGPSTGGGRRRYELRELLGVGASGQVYLAVDRLLSERDHEALVAIKVLAVRSTEEMTRFRLTDEATKARRVTHPNVVRILDRGVSTDNEDYIVAEYVEEGDLGEWLERQDRPIAAREAVRLVRDVARGMHAAHTAGLVHCDLKPGNILLTSDGVPKITDFGIAMRLGESEEFPRRYQTDAPIGNLAFISPEQYRLDAGAFTTASDVYALGGILYLLLTDRLPNGDTAADIARTHDAVTGRRTPPSLDVGQRRIDPDLAAICRRALEPDPSRRHDSAAALADDLDAWLRHEPIRWAKPSLYRLLRLWTKRHPSVAAGSVIIAVTIAAGGMVARHFARQAGVAIEEYSALRGSAIDNAQVLFARAATQSATSRLLSQVWVSHFMLSGIGLDDPLAAETLFNAQVLVLERLVERENAAGRGHHLDPLNHKFLLAFWRLGQGRIDEAMTLLDEITPRFKAILPPDDTRLDDLEALAACVAVQRAVRTPGFDPAVDPSLGEAIRALIDLEDRYRRFDHRSPLHLAVLEALASGYGPGGLNDPERERVVNLHRDLLRQEHQVEHLDLRTALQSAAR from the coding sequence ATGAACCGGGCCGCGCCTACGCCGCGCGATCGCACCCTGGCGCTCTATCGAAAGACCGGCCGCGACCTGCCTTTCGCCGACGTGGTTCATGACGTGTCGCCCGGCGCGTCCGACGACGCGCTGGCGGAAATCATCGAGGCGGACGGTCGGTATCGCATCGAGCGCGGGTTGGAGGTGACGCTCGAACGGTATCTGGACGCCATTCCTGATCTGCGCGATCGTCTCGTGTCGCTGGATGCGGCGCTGGATGTCACGCTTCGCGCCCTGTCGGGCTCGCGTCGCGCCCACGGGCAGGCGGTCGAGTCGCTGGTGGAGCGGTACCCCGACCTGGAGACGGAGATTCGCGAGGCCGCCGCGCTCAACGGCGCCATCTGGTCCACCACGGGGCTGCGCGACGCATTCGTGCGTCAACCGACGAAGTCGCTTCCGGGCGAGTTCGGTCCATCGACGGGCGGTGGACGGCGCCGCTACGAGCTGCGGGAGTTGCTGGGGGTGGGGGCCTCGGGTCAGGTCTACCTGGCGGTGGATCGACTGTTGTCGGAGCGCGACCATGAGGCCCTGGTGGCGATCAAGGTGCTCGCCGTGCGTTCCACGGAAGAAATGACCCGATTCCGCCTGACTGACGAGGCGACCAAGGCGCGGCGGGTGACGCATCCGAACGTCGTGCGGATTCTCGATCGAGGCGTCTCGACCGACAACGAGGATTACATCGTCGCGGAGTACGTCGAGGAGGGCGATCTGGGAGAGTGGCTGGAGCGGCAGGATCGACCCATTGCGGCGCGCGAGGCCGTCCGCCTGGTCCGCGACGTGGCCCGGGGGATGCATGCCGCCCACACCGCCGGACTGGTGCACTGCGACCTGAAGCCGGGCAACATTCTGCTCACGTCGGACGGGGTGCCCAAGATCACCGACTTCGGCATCGCCATGCGGCTCGGCGAGTCGGAGGAGTTTCCGCGTCGCTACCAGACGGACGCGCCGATCGGCAACCTGGCTTTCATCTCGCCCGAGCAGTACCGGCTCGATGCGGGCGCCTTCACCACCGCTTCGGACGTGTACGCTCTGGGCGGCATCCTCTACCTGCTGCTGACCGACCGCCTGCCCAACGGCGATACGGCGGCGGACATCGCACGGACCCACGACGCCGTCACGGGGCGGCGCACGCCTCCCTCGCTGGACGTCGGCCAACGACGGATTGATCCCGATCTGGCGGCCATCTGCCGCCGGGCGCTGGAACCCGATCCATCGCGTCGGCACGATTCCGCCGCCGCCCTGGCGGATGATCTGGATGCCTGGCTGCGCCACGAACCGATTCGCTGGGCGAAGCCGTCGCTTTACCGCCTGTTGCGACTCTGGACCAAGCGCCATCCATCAGTGGCTGCTGGGAGCGTGATCATCGCAGTCACGATTGCTGCGGGTGGGATGGTGGCGAGGCACTTCGCCAGGCAGGCAGGCGTTGCGATTGAGGAGTATTCAGCACTCAGGGGGAGCGCCATCGATAATGCCCAAGTTCTGTTCGCCCGTGCCGCCACCCAATCCGCCACATCCCGGCTGCTTTCCCAGGTGTGGGTCAGCCATTTCATGCTCAGCGGGATCGGCTTGGATGATCCTCTGGCCGCCGAGACCCTGTTCAACGCCCAGGTGCTGGTTCTGGAGCGACTGGTCGAGCGCGAGAACGCCGCCGGACGCGGGCATCACCTCGATCCGCTGAACCACAAGTTTCTGCTCGCGTTCTGGCGTCTGGGCCAGGGGCGCATCGACGAGGCCATGACGCTGCTCGATGAGATCACGCCGAGGTTCAAAGCGATCCTACCGCCCGACGACACGCGGCTGGACGATCTGGAGGCCCTCGCCGCGTGCGTCGCCGTGCAGCGGGCGGTCCGTACGCCCGGCTTTGACCCGGCTGTTGATCCATCGCTGGGCGAGGCCATTCGAGCGCTGATCGACCTGGAGGATCGCTATCGCCGGTTCGACCACCGTTCGCCGCTTCACCTGGCCGTGCTGGAGGCGCTGGCGTCGGGGTACGGACCGGGGGGCCTGAACGACCCGGAACGGGAACGCGTGGTGAACCTGCACCGCGACCTGCTGCGTCAGGAGCATCAGGTGGAGCACCTCGACCTGCGCACCGCGCTGCAATCGGCGGCACGGTGA
- a CDS encoding S8 family serine peptidase → MRLTMTVMALLAGMGGLANPVSSQAPVLDDPVAGPPFVRPAFECRLVIKFSDHVLARVRDGRLVSQAGVDLSAAGAALARHGAALHQLIQLPDDAIERLESRALLNSGQPQPDLRSMMRVEVVDDSIEALANDLAALRFVEWVEFEEVLPPPPFIIGGGCEDIAPVTPSYRTNQTYRGPNPGLNMDAAWTLGSARGGGIRVADCEYGYNANHEDLCWITMEQGQTIHPQVIANGWDEHGTAVFGEMISGDNAYGCLGLAPDAEAYFFTEWSVEQGSRRATCIANAIATMDAGDIVVLEMQTTGAGGGYGPAELNSSVWTLVKNATDAGIIVVAAAGNGNQNLDSSAYAPYMARGDSGAIIVGAGSSNTSHDKLSFSTYGSRVNVQGWGQNVFTLGYGSYAQHGGDKNQRYTAGFSGTSSATPLVASACLALQSLAVEHLGRRLTPAEMRQLLVETGIPQGAGGHIGPFPNVLAAGLRLTGDRATLESLTLVTGEALEGGIERLNASDDVRLRTRSGYGTTFTDLHLLDMIIRARTSVTNPTTLDVTVESSIGHPSGVARLRLRHRNTGQFEQVAQYAIGPVEETIDVEGLDASRYVQAQGVIDLMIRHVVAVPVFAFTFESRFDVVTIRAR, encoded by the coding sequence ATGCGTCTGACAATGACTGTCATGGCGTTGTTGGCGGGAATGGGCGGGCTGGCGAATCCCGTCTCATCCCAGGCGCCCGTTCTGGATGATCCGGTTGCTGGCCCACCATTCGTGCGTCCGGCATTTGAATGTCGTCTCGTCATCAAGTTCTCGGACCACGTGCTGGCTCGCGTCCGGGACGGGCGACTCGTCTCCCAGGCGGGGGTGGATCTGTCGGCCGCCGGCGCAGCGCTGGCGCGCCACGGCGCGGCGCTGCATCAACTGATCCAGCTGCCCGACGATGCGATCGAGCGGCTTGAGTCGCGGGCGCTGCTGAACAGCGGTCAGCCACAGCCCGATCTGCGGTCGATGATGCGGGTGGAAGTCGTCGACGACTCGATCGAGGCGCTGGCCAACGATCTGGCGGCGCTTCGATTCGTGGAGTGGGTGGAGTTCGAGGAAGTGCTGCCGCCGCCGCCCTTCATCATCGGCGGGGGCTGCGAGGACATCGCGCCCGTCACGCCCAGCTACCGAACCAATCAGACGTATCGCGGCCCGAACCCCGGCCTGAACATGGACGCCGCGTGGACGCTGGGCTCGGCGCGAGGCGGGGGCATCCGCGTCGCGGACTGCGAGTACGGCTACAACGCCAACCACGAGGATCTCTGCTGGATCACCATGGAGCAGGGACAGACCATCCACCCGCAGGTCATCGCCAACGGGTGGGATGAGCACGGCACGGCGGTGTTCGGCGAGATGATCTCCGGCGACAACGCCTACGGATGCCTGGGCCTGGCCCCGGACGCCGAGGCGTACTTCTTCACCGAGTGGTCGGTCGAGCAGGGAAGCCGCCGGGCCACGTGCATCGCCAACGCCATCGCGACGATGGATGCGGGCGACATCGTCGTGCTGGAGATGCAGACCACCGGCGCGGGAGGCGGCTACGGCCCGGCGGAACTGAACAGCAGCGTGTGGACGCTGGTGAAGAACGCCACGGACGCCGGCATCATCGTCGTCGCCGCGGCAGGCAACGGGAACCAGAATCTCGACTCCTCCGCCTACGCCCCGTACATGGCCCGGGGGGACAGCGGCGCGATCATCGTGGGCGCGGGGTCGAGCAACACCAGTCACGACAAGCTGTCGTTCAGCACCTACGGCTCGCGCGTCAACGTGCAGGGATGGGGGCAGAACGTCTTCACGCTCGGGTACGGCTCATACGCGCAGCATGGGGGCGACAAGAACCAGCGCTACACCGCGGGGTTCAGCGGCACCAGCTCCGCCACGCCTCTGGTTGCCTCGGCGTGCCTGGCGCTGCAGTCGCTGGCCGTGGAGCACCTGGGGCGGCGGCTCACACCCGCCGAGATGCGCCAGCTGCTCGTCGAGACCGGCATTCCACAGGGCGCGGGCGGGCACATCGGCCCCTTCCCCAACGTGCTGGCGGCGGGCCTGCGGCTGACGGGGGATCGGGCCACCCTGGAATCCCTCACGCTGGTGACGGGCGAGGCGCTCGAAGGCGGCATCGAGCGACTCAACGCCTCCGACGATGTGCGCCTGCGAACGCGATCCGGCTATGGAACCACCTTCACCGACCTTCACCTGCTGGACATGATCATCCGCGCCAGGACGAGCGTGACCAATCCGACAACACTGGATGTCACCGTGGAGTCCTCGATCGGCCATCCCAGCGGCGTCGCCCGGCTGCGGCTGCGCCATCGAAACACCGGCCAGTTCGAACAGGTGGCCCAATACGCCATCGGTCCGGTCGAGGAGACGATCGACGTGGAAGGTCTGGACGCCTCGCGCTACGTGCAGGCGCAGGGGGTGATCGACCTGATGATCCGGCACGTGGTGGCGGTGCCTGTCTTCGCGTTCACGTTCGAGTCACGGTTCGACGTGGTGACGATCCGGGCGCGTTAG